The nucleotide sequence TAATTTCAACCAGTCTTCTAGGATAACTTTTGTCCCCCACTTAATTCCTATGACAAGAGGTATATTGAGTACTTTATATCTTAATCCAAATCCAAGTTTCTTGGATTCTATTGAGAATGATCCAGATTTGATTTCTGAAATATATAAAGAATTCTATAATAATTCCAAATTTGTCAAAGTAGCAAAAAAATCTCCTCAAACAAAGCAAACCCTTGGAAATAATGATTGTATAATTTATCCGACTTTTGATAAACATACCGGTAGAGTAGTTGTAATCAGTGTCATAGACAATCTTGTCAAAGGTGCCGCTGGCCAAGCTATTCAGAATATGAATATTATGTTTGATTTGCCTGAAGATACAGGCCTTCAAAATATAGCAATATTCCCTTAACATTTGCACAGCCTTTTTTAAGGCTGTAAGATATGATCCATGCCCCTATCGTCTAGAGGCCCAGGACACAGCCCTTTCAAGGCTGAGATCGCGGGTTCGAATCCCGCTGGGGGCATTTATACCCTTTTGTATTGATTTATATATTTGAGATAAACTATTTCAGCAGATACTACATTCTCTTTTATATCCAAAATGGCTAAAGTGCCTAGATCATGTTTTTTGTGTCGTATACCTGGATGCGCCGTACTGCCAGGGTTAACAAACAATTTACCTTGATACCATCCAATATACTCTTCGTGAGTATCACTAAAACAAACAACATCTACAGTTTCTCCAAATTTTTGTTCAAGTAAAGAATCTATTGAAGTAGTATTTCTAAATTCGAGGGTGTCTGAAAAAACTACGGATGGCCCTGGCCAATTTATATCATGTATCATTCCTATACGTATATCATCGACTTTTATTACTCTTGTTTGTTCAGCTAACCTTTCTCCGATTTCATGTGGATCCCCATATCCTCTCACAGCCTTTACTGGTGCAATAGTTTCTAAATGGTCCAAAATTCCTAATGTTTCCAAATCTCCACAATGAAGAATTAAATCAACTGTTGATAAGATTTGTAATACCTCAATCGGTTGTCCTTTTCCATCTCCTAATTCATGTGTACATCCAACTACACCAATACGCATAATTCACATCCAAAATAATAGTATAATGCCAAACTATAACAAATATAAACTTCTGCTACAATTACCTTCAAGAATAAACCTAACAAACTTGACAGTGAACCTAGTCAGTGTTATTATTTTTTTTTCACTGCTATGATTGGAAGTAGTAGGGAGATTAAGGCTAAATAGAGAGCTGACGGTAGCTGTAAGTCAGTAGCAAATCCTCCCGAACTCGTCCATGAGCGGCCAACTTGAAACGATAACATATTAGAGTTGGGGGTGAGCTCCTGAAGATTGCTCATAAAGAGTCTATTTCAATGAAGTAGGAAATAGGGTGGTAACGCGGGAATATTTGTCTCGTCCCTTATAAGGGGCGGGATTTTTTATTTTAAAGATAATTTTTTGGAGGTATTATGAAGCTTACAGGCGCTCAGATGGTATGCGAGAGCCTAATCCGAGAGGGTGTTGATACTATGTTTGGCATACCAGGCGGTGCAATATTGCCTTTGTATCAAACTTTTCATCAGTACCCGCAATTAAAACACATACTTGTTCGGCACGAGCAAGGTGCAGCGATGGCTGCAGATGGGTATTATAGAGTAACTGGGAAAGTAGGGGTTGCTATGGCGACCTCAGGCCCTGGAGCAACCAATTTGGTAACTGGATTAGCTACTGCTCAAATGGATTCTACTGCTGTAGTAGCAATAACAGGCCAAGTATCTAGAGGAGCTATAGGTAAAGATGCTTTTCAGGAATGTGATATTACAGGAGTAACGCTACCAGTAACTAAACACAATTATTTAGTTATGGATATAAATGATATACCTCGTGTCATAAAAGAAGCATTTTATTTAGCTAAATCTGGACGTCCAGGTCCTGTTTTAGTTGATATACCTAAAGATTTATTTACTGAAGAGGCAGAATTTATATATCCAGAAACTGTTGAAATTCCTGGTTATAACCCTACTCTTGAAGGAAATATGTCTCAAATAAAAAAAGCTGCGTCCTTGATTAATTCAGCAAAAAAACCAGTTATTTTATCTGGACATGGCGCAGTTTTATCACGAGCATTTGATGAAGTTAAAGATTTAGCAGAACGAGCTCAAATACCTGTTATTACAACTTTGCTAGGTATTAGTTCTTTTCCTGAAACTCACGTCCTTAGTTTAGGTATGCCTGGAATGCATGGTGTTGCCTATGCTAGTATGGCTTTAGATCAGGCTGATTTAATAGTTAGTTTAGGAGCCAGGTTTGATGATCGTGTTACAGGTAAACTTACTTCCTTTGCTCCTAATGCAAAGATCATACATATAGATATAGATCCTTCTGTAATAGGACAAAATGTTAGAACACAAGTTCCATTAGTCGGCGATGTGAAAAATGTTTTACAGACACTTATTCCACAGGTTAAGCAAAATAA is from SAR202 cluster bacterium and encodes:
- a CDS encoding metallophosphoesterase family protein translates to MRIGVVGCTHELGDGKGQPIEVLQILSTVDLILHCGDLETLGILDHLETIAPVKAVRGYGDPHEIGERLAEQTRVIKVDDIRIGMIHDINWPGPSVVFSDTLEFRNTTSIDSLLEQKFGETVDVVCFSDTHEEYIGWYQGKLFVNPGSTAHPGIRHKKHDLGTLAILDIKENVVSAEIVYLKYINQYKRV
- the ilvB gene encoding biosynthetic-type acetolactate synthase large subunit, with product MKLTGAQMVCESLIREGVDTMFGIPGGAILPLYQTFHQYPQLKHILVRHEQGAAMAADGYYRVTGKVGVAMATSGPGATNLVTGLATAQMDSTAVVAITGQVSRGAIGKDAFQECDITGVTLPVTKHNYLVMDINDIPRVIKEAFYLAKSGRPGPVLVDIPKDLFTEEAEFIYPETVEIPGYNPTLEGNMSQIKKAASLINSAKKPVILSGHGAVLSRAFDEVKDLAERAQIPVITTLLGISSFPETHVLSLGMPGMHGVAYASMALDQADLIVSLGARFDDRVTGKLTSFAPNAKIIHIDIDPSVIGQNVRTQVPLVGDVKNVLQTLIPQVKQNNHEEWVQHIEEMRINHPSLRLKEKENLTQQYIIKKISDITQGGAVVVTGVGQHQMWTAQYYTFSQPNSWVTSGGLGTMGFEVPAAMGAQVGKPDSVVWSICGDGGFQMTLSDLATIVENKLPIKFAIMNNHFLGMVRQWQHLFYEDTFTATEYSGNPDFVKLAEAYGIHSFRVTEKSEVDNAITDAMKHDGPVLIDFMVDHEENVYPMIPPGESVQEIVEEPTEEPTWR